AAATATGATTTTTTCTTATTTTCCAAATATACCCCTCCTAAAACACAATCCCCTTCCAAATAATACTAAAAAATATAGCAAAAACAGGACTTATCCACCATACATGATCAAATTTCTTCACCTTCCACAATCTAAATAAAAATCCAAAAAACAAAGATAAGAACGCAAAAAATGGTTTACCAGCAAGAAAAAATATAAAGAATGCCAATCGCTCTGAAATACCTTCCAAATCCTCGTAATTCTCTATTGCGGGATAAAAATTTCTAAAAAAGTAGGAAAGTGCCGTGGTAACCAAAGCCATACCAAGTATATATAAGACGAATTCTTTTGAAAGATACGAAGTTTTAAAATAATCTGAAACAATAAAATTAAATATTAAAGCAATTATCATCCCGGCTACTTCAATTAAATGATAATACACCTTTTTATTTACTTTAACACGTAGATAATCAAAAAAAAGATGTATAGCTATGAAAGTAAATAAAATCACAGGTACGGTATAAAGTAGTGTATCAAAAGTAAAAGCTAAAATTGCAAAGGCAGACCAAATTAGATGTTGTATAAAATTCCATCCTTTTAAATGCCTCAATTTGCTGTTGTGGGTAAATCCATGATCAGCTACATAATGTCCTAAAAAAAGGTGCAGCATCATCTCACTCCTAATCCTTTTTTACTTTATATTTCAATATTCCATCTTTAGTTACAAGATACAAATATTCACCATCTGAATCCGCTGTCAAAACTTCATTGTCAAGTTTCTCTATAATCTTCAAAACCCTTCTTTCTGGAATATCAATTATTGTAATAAAATTTCTTCCAATAGTTAAGAAATAATTTCCCACTCTAAAAATAGCTATATTACCTATCCAACCTTCACCTATATAATTTCCAACAGTCGAACCTATATCATAAAATAAAAATCCATAGCTTCTTGTAACTCCCAAAACTTCATTCCTATAAATTATTACATCTGAAATATCAATACTTTTATTTTTAAGTTCAGGTACACTTAAAAGCAGATTTAATCTTGGTATATAAATTTGTTTATTTGTATATAAAATAAGATAATTTTCAACCACCTTAATTCTCCCATACTGTCCTTTTAAATCTACTATTTTCTTACCAAATGGATCCCAAAAACTAACAATTTCCCCGGAATTAACCGCTGTATACACTCCCTCTTGTGTTGCAAGAAAATCCGCCACATAAACAACATTGTATTTTTTCTTTATAGCTGGACTATAAAAGTAAATCTCACTTGCCGTTCTAAAGGAAACCCCACCAAAGCTCTTTTTTAAGTTAAATATAGGTCCTTCCATGAGTTTCGTACCATTTCCATACAATCCATTTGGTCCTCCTGTATAAATAACTGACTTAAAAATGGCAATTTGATTTCCAGGAAAATCCAATTTTTTGTCAAAATCCACAACTATTGAATTTGAAATTCTTGCACCATTAAATCTATATGGTCTCAACTTAGATAAATACACTTCTTTTTCTTTTTCAGTCTTTGATACATACTCTCTATAGTTATCATCTTTGTACTCGGGGATCTTAATTTCACCAAACTCTAAAAATTGTTTTAACTTTTCCACAAACTCGTTAGAAGAATAAAACGAATAAGCATCTCCTTTTATTTGAATAAGATCAATTCCATCTATTTTTGCAGAATCCACTGAGACAATTCCATCACCTTTTCCACTAACAAGCTCAGGATAAAATTTTTCAAGAGTACTATTTTTAACGTCTATACCAAAAGGAGGAGTTGTCCCAATAAATGAAACCATGCTTACATTATCTTTTCTTGAAAGCGTCTTCATCTTTTCCAAAAGTTTGGAATCCGGTAAAATTTCACTCCAATATGTATTTACTGTCTCAATAAAAGTATAAATATGTGTCTGAATTGAAGAAATCATGTTTTCATCAAGGTTATAAATCTTTGATAACGCCTCTGGGGTCTTTCCATACAAAAGTGAACCAAAATATACGGGATTTGAAATATTTGTACCCTTAAATGGCACAGAAATAAATGCAATTTTTCTAACATTGTTAATTTCTGGATGCAACAATAAACAATAAGAAATTATTAATCCCCCAATATCTTGAGCTATAACATCAAATTTGAAATTCTTGAATCTTTTCAATTCAGATGCAAGCTTCTCAGCTTCAAATTCAATATAGCTTTTTAACTCCGAACGCTTAAAATAATCATCTACCATATCTTTATACAGCTTTGATCTTACTTCGTAAAGTGGATAATTATACATCATTATAGTTCTATCGGAAAATACAACCGACCAAAAATTTAAATCTGGACTATCATCTGATTTAAAATATCCCTTGAAATTTCTATCTGAGCCTGGAATAACCAAAATAGCGGGTTTTGGTGTAAGTTTTTCAACAAGCACCTTTATACCCAATTCTTGTTTTTTTGGGTTTAAAGCCACGATTCCTATCTTTGAACTATGGAAAGATTGAGTTTCAACGTAATATCCTTTTTCATCTTTTCCTATATAACTTCCAGGAAAGATCCTATAGGCAGAACCTTTATCGGGAATGTACGCAAGTGCAACATTGTTATAATCTATACCATAATAATAATCAGATGGAAAATAATATTTAAAAGTAATTGGTCTATATGCAAAATCAACCTTTCCATCTTTTGGAATAACATCGTACACCGTGTCTATAAACGGGTAATTTTTAAATAAGTCTGGATCAGTATCCGGTGTAATAGGATTTAACCTAAAAGATTTTTCATACGGAAAGGCACCTTTTGGAATATTTATATAAAGATTTTTCACAACAGTTGTTTCTTGTTGCGCCTTTATCTCAATTTGAGACTTTTTCTTTAAAAACTGACCAATTAATATAGCAAAAGCTACTGCAACTATCACAATAGATATAGATAACAAAAGCAAAAGCTTTCTTTTGTATATAGTTTTCAATAACTCAATTACTCTACCAAATAATTTTCCAAATAGTTCTTTTGCTCTCCCTAAAATATTCTTTAAAAAATCCATTAATTATCCCCCTGTGAACCTTTCCCAAATTTTTTTCTAAATTCGTCTAAGTCCAAATTTTCAACAAATTTTTTAAACTCGTCATCTTCTTTATCATAATCCTCATTAGGATAATCAATTGAATAATCCAATACTAACTCATTTGAAACATATATCGGCGAAGATGTCTTTAAAGCAAGAATAATAGCATCAGATGGTCTTGCGTCAAATTCTATCAATCCATCATCCTCTTCGTCGTTTGCAGTCAAATCTTTTAATATTACTTTTGCATAAAAAGTATTATCTTCAATTTTGTTTATTAATATCTTCTCCATCTTTGCCTCAAGTCCTTCAACCATTGAAAGTAAAAGATCATGGGTTAACGGTCTTTCAAAAGTTACATTTTCCAAAATCATAGCAAGTACACTTGCTTCGCATGCACCTATCCATATTGGAAGTATCTTTTTAGTACCTTCAATAGATAAAATCACAACGGGTGAATTATTTACTTTATCCAATGCCAATGCTTTAATTGTCGCCCTTTTCATCCCAAATCCCCCTTTCAAAATCCTCAACGCCTTTTGAAACTACACTTTTTACATATTCTCTTAAAACTTTCTCACTATCAAAAATGTTGGGATCCACTAAATCATGGATTTTAATATATATAGGATGCCTTTTTATAAACAAACTCTTTTTTCTAAGTACTTTATGCGCTCCCCAAATGGAAATCGGCAAAATCTTAATCTTATACTTGTAAGCTATCTCCAAACTTCTATTTTTAAAATCTAGAACCTTCCCATCAAAACTTCTCGTACCTTCTGGGAACAAAACAAAATGAACTCCTTCATTTAGTTTTCTTATAACTTCTTTCAAAGACATTGCCGTCTTTCTCACATTCCCTCTATCTATTAAAACACTTCTAAGATATTTTAAAAACCAATTTATTCCCGGCACCTTTCCCAATTCCTTTTTGGCAATAAACGCAACAGGTTCAACAAATCCAATAATTAAAGGAATATCAAGAGCACTTTGATGATTAGACACGACAATATAATTTTCATCTATTTTTGGCTTTTTACCAAATACGTGCACCTTAATCCCAAGTAATTTAAAAGTCATCCTACCGAAAATTTCAATCTGCTTTACAACAAATTTTCTAGATACTTCTTTGTTAAATAAACCTATAACAAATCCTACAAATAAAACTATCGCACCGTATATTACAATATAAACAAAGGCCCCAATCAAAAAATATAACGTATAAAAAAACTCAAATATTTTTCTCATGACTCCCTCCCTAACGTATAACTTTCCATCTTATTAAATACCTTTTCTTCCAATTCAAATAGTTTGTCAAGTTTTTGTTCAATTTCCTTTAACTCTCCAATCGAAGATTTAGTTGCGGGATTTTTAGGTGCAAAAGCCACACAACTGTCTATATAAGGTAATATTGAAATTCCATATGTTTCTATCTCCTTTGCTTTTTCAATAATATCTAGCTTTTCAAAGCCAATTAATGGTCGTAGAATTGGAATATCAGAAACATCTTCAATAGTTCTTAAATTAGAAAGTGTTTGACTTGCAACTTGCGCAATATTCTCACCCGTTATAATTGCACTGGCTTTTCTTTTCTTTGAAAGTTTGTTTGCTATTCTTATCATACTTCTTCTTTGAATAATCAAAGAATATCTATCTGGCACATTTGACTTTATGTACTGCTGAACTTCCGTAAAAGGAACGATATGA
Above is a window of Thermosipho affectus DNA encoding:
- a CDS encoding bifunctional nuclease family protein, translating into MKRATIKALALDKVNNSPVVILSIEGTKKILPIWIGACEASVLAMILENVTFERPLTHDLLLSMVEGLEAKMEKILINKIEDNTFYAKVILKDLTANDEEDDGLIEFDARPSDAIILALKTSSPIYVSNELVLDYSIDYPNEDYDKEDDEFKKFVENLDLDEFRKKFGKGSQGDN
- a CDS encoding lysophospholipid acyltransferase family protein — protein: MRKIFEFFYTLYFLIGAFVYIVIYGAIVLFVGFVIGLFNKEVSRKFVVKQIEIFGRMTFKLLGIKVHVFGKKPKIDENYIVVSNHQSALDIPLIIGFVEPVAFIAKKELGKVPGINWFLKYLRSVLIDRGNVRKTAMSLKEVIRKLNEGVHFVLFPEGTRSFDGKVLDFKNRSLEIAYKYKIKILPISIWGAHKVLRKKSLFIKRHPIYIKIHDLVDPNIFDSEKVLREYVKSVVSKGVEDFERGIWDEKGDN